The Fusarium falciforme chromosome 7, complete sequence genome window below encodes:
- a CDS encoding NAD(P)-bd-dom domain-containing protein yields MSGYLSSRSSSTSSLSSSNSSPLTTPGSEPDLGLAVSSVPLSTSNGSFILVTGGLGFIGSHTTLELLKVGYNVIIVDDLSNSYHGVFSRIRILAEKYCEEQGRKMPALHFHKLDYRSKAMQFLLESYSTLVPVSDDTTGESIRRESRVAGVIHFAAFKSVSESIERPFQYYRNNVCGLVDFVELLGKHNIRKFVFSSSATVYGTKAEEGRPLQEEDLVHHSTTYLDEMGNQRVAEPVVSGLQSPYARSKYFCEAILADIAHADPSWRIVALRYFNPIGCHPSGLLGEDPKGIPTNLFPVITQVLTGERAQLDIFGTDWETRDGTAIRDFIHVADLARGHAAALGAEISAPFRTFNLGTGTGTTVAEALQSLEAASSRRIPVKLAPRRGGDVGFCVAANDRAANELNWTAQESIQQCASDLWNFVTRSQSQPQVQVQQKQQQTQTQTQHAQR; encoded by the coding sequence ATGTCTGGATATCTCAGCAGCCGTTCGTCGTCGACCTCGTCTCTCTCGTCGTCAAACTCTTCACCTCTCACAACTCCAGGCTCAGAACCAGATCTGGGCTTGGCAGTGAGCAGCGTTCCCCTTTCTACTTCCAATGGCAGTTTCATCCTCGTCACTGGCGGCCTTGGCTTCATCGGGTCACACACCACTCTCGAGCTGCTAAAGGTCGGATACAATGTGATCATTGTCGACGACCTCAGCAACAGCTACCATGGTGTCTTTAGCCGCATCAGAATTCTGGCTGAGAAGTACTGCGAAGAGCAAGGTCGCAAGATGCCTGCTCTGCACTTCCACAAGCTCGACTACCGCAGCAAAGCGATGCAGTTTCTCCTAGAATCATACTCGACACTCGTCCCAGTCTCAGACGACACAACTGGGGAGAGCATCAGGAGAGAGTCCAGAGTCGCAGGCGTCATCCACTTTGCCGCCTTCAAGTCTGTCAGCGAGTCGATCGAGAGGCCCTTTCAGTACTACCGCAACAACGTCTGTGGTCTGGTCGACtttgttgagcttctcggaAAACACAACATCCGCAAGTTtgtcttttcctcctcagccACTGTCTACGGCACCAAGGCCGAAGAAGGACGTCCTCTGCAAGAAGAGGACCTTGTCCACCACAGCACAACATACCTGGACGAGATGGGCAACCAGAGGGTGGCCGAGCCAGTGGTGTCGGGGCTGCAGAGCCCGTACGCGCGTTCCAAGTATTTCTGCGAAGCCATCCTTGCCGATATTGCGCACGCAGATCCTTCTTGGCGAATCGTTGCGCTCCGGTACTTTAACCCCATTGGGTGTCACCCATCCGGGCTGCTCGGGGAGGACCCCAAGGGCATCCCGACCAATCTCTTCCCGGTAATCACGCAGGTGCTGACTGGGGAGAGGGCCCAGCTCGACATCTTTGGCACTGACTGGGAGACTCGAGACGGGACCGCCATCAGGGACTTTATCCACGTGGCTGACCTGGCCCGAGGACACGCTGCAGCCCTCGGAGCCGAGATCAGCGCACCGTTCCGCACATTCAACCTGGGCACAGGCACCGGGACAACAGTGGCCGAGGCACTGCagagcctcgaggctgcatCGTCGCGGCGGATCCCCGTCAAGCTGGCGCCTCGCAGGGGAGGCGATGTGGGCTTTTGTGTGGCGGCCAACGACCGAGCGGCGAATGAGCTAAACTGGACGGCGCAAGAGTCGATCCAGCAGTGCGCAAGCGACCTGTGGAACTTTGTGACGCGGTCACAGTCACAACCACAGGTTCAGGTGCAGCAGAAGCAACAGCAGACGCAGACGCAGACGCAGCACGCACAGCGGTGA
- a CDS encoding NmrA domain-containing protein, with protein MDTFCLYDDAVPHALASLDALGHPVDKMEAHSNGPKTSFYTLIVASLAPDMALSIASRLGRIQPPSTQVIQPGNPKTLDYLREHVDTMRYMVQRLDQQKLVSLSSEVTWNMGPVEKKTSSAYGFLNGFATPNMYFHVVTAYDILRNSRHSFAMSVVVVAGGSGDLGSLIVKALFETGKHEVYVLSRGRPADSPERVSPLTGKSYIPFIQTDYSSIDALAEGLDMHRVEVVICAFSLRNDSACNAQLQLIQAADKASSVKRFIPSEFNIDYDLGDIVPYSNKRFHLAGRRALEKTGLEFSYIYPGMFMDYYGMPKFPTPLRPLCFFIDPVNQVAVLPDDGEAKMSMSLTTDVARYTALALDLDKWPRFMTTTASTVTLKNLVHLFEKYTGRPFNVEYQPASKFLEHESMLLPENGAIAERFPQRFPGGLKQLQALIADLEASVALRAYDLDRLEGQLNLTEVFEGKTSSPTRIEDLMKTTWVTD; from the exons ATGGACACATTTTGCCTCTACGACGACGCCGTTCCCCATGCCCTTGCCTCCCTCGACGCTCTCGGACATCCTGTTGACAAGATGGAAGCCCATTCTAATGGACCCAAGACCTCATTCTATACGCTCATTGTCGCCAGTCTCGCCCCGGACATGGCTCTTTCGATTGCTTCACGCCTGGGGAGGATCCAGCCTCCATCAACCCAAGTTATACAGCCTGGCAACCCCAAGACTCTCGACTACCTTCGCGAACATGTTGATACTATGCGGTATATGGTTCAAAGACTCGACCAGCAGAAGCTTGTTAGCCTGAGCTCTGAAGTTACTTGGAACATGGGGCCCGTGGAAAAGAAAACCTCGTCGGCATATGGCTTTCTTAACGGCTTCGCGACCCCCAACATGTACTTCCATGTGGTCACTGCCTATGATATCCTCAGGAACTCTAGA CACTCCTTTGCCATGTCTGTCGTCGTAGTGGCCGGCGGTTCTGGTGACCTAGGCAGTCTCATCGTCAAGGCATTGTTTGAGACAGGGAAGCATGAGGTATATGTGCTATCGAGAGGA CGGCCAGCTGATTCTCCGGAGCGAGTGTCTCCCTTGACTGGCAAATCCTACATCCCCTTCATTCAGACTGATTACTCGAGTATCGATGCCCTCGCCGAAGGCCTGGATATGCACAGAGTCGAGGTAGTAATCTGCGCCTTCAGCCTTCGTAACGACAGCGCATGCAACGCACAGTTACAGTTAATCCAGGCCGCCGACAAAGCCTCTTCTGTCAAACGCTTCATACCATCCGAGTTCAACATCGACTATGATCTCGGCGATATAGTACCGTATTCGAACAAGAGGTTTCACTTGGCCGGCAGACGCGCGCTTGAAAAGACGGGTCTGGAGTTTAGCTATATCTATCCTGGCATGTTTATGGACTACTACGGCATGCCCAAGTTCCCAACACCGCTGAGGCCACTGTGCTTCTTTATCGACCCCGTCAACCAAGTTGCAGTCCTTCCAGATGACGGCGAGGCAAAAATGTCTATGTCCCTAACTACGGATGTCGCTCGCTATACTGCCCTAGCGCTTGACTTGGACAAATGGCCGAGATTCATGACAACAACTGCGAGCACTGTCACCTTGAAGAACCTTGTGCATCTTTTCGAGAAGTACACAGGTCGCCCATTCAATGTCGAGTATCAACCAGCGTCCAAGTTTCTGGAGCACGAAAGCATGTTGCTTCCTGAAAATGGCGCCATTGCTGAACGGTTTCCCCAGCGATTTCCGGGTGGTCTCAAGCAACTtcaggccttaatagctgaTCTTGAGGCCAGTGTGGCCCTCAGAGCGTATGACCTAGACAGGCTTGAGGGCCAGCTGAACCTCACTGAAGTCTTTGAGGGGAAAACATCGTCACCTACACGGATCGAGGACCTAATGAAAACAACATGGGTGACGGATTGA